Proteins encoded together in one Cicer arietinum cultivar CDC Frontier isolate Library 1 chromosome 4, Cicar.CDCFrontier_v2.0, whole genome shotgun sequence window:
- the LOC101495326 gene encoding tubulin beta-1 chain, with protein MREILHIQGGQCGNQIGAKFWEVVCAEHGIDSTGRYQGNNDLQLERVNVYYNEASCGRFVPRAVLMDLEPGTMDSVRSGPYGQIFRPDNFVFGQSGAGNNWAKGHYTEGAELIDSVLDVVRKEAENCDCLQGFQVCHSLGGGTGSGMGTLLISKIREEYPDRMMLTFSVFPSPKVSDTVVEPYNATLSVHQLVENADECMVLDNEALYDICFRTLKLTTPSFGDLNHLISATMSGVTCCLRFPGQLNSDLRKLAVNLIPFPRLHFFMVGFAPLTSRGSQQYRALTVPELTQQMWDAKNMMCAADPRHGRYLTASAMFRGKMSTKEVDEQMINVQNKNSSYFVEWIPNNVKSTVCDIPPTGLKMASTFIGNSTSIQEMFRRVSEQFTAMFRRKAFLHWYTGEGMDEMEFTEAESNMNDLVSEYQQYQDATADDEGYDYEDEEEVQEEEA; from the exons ATGCGTGAGATTCTTCACATCCAGGGAGGACAATGCGGTAACCAGATCGGTGCTAAGTTTTGGGAGGTTGTGTGTGCAGAACACGGGATCGACTCCACCGGAAGGTACCAAGGGAACAACGACTTGCAACTCGAACGAGTCAACGTTTACTACAATGAAGCGAGTTGTGGACGATTCGTACCTAGGGCTGTGCTCATGGATCTGGAGCCAGGAACCATGGACAGTGTCAGATCTGGTCCGTACGGACAGATTTTCCGGCCTGATAACTTCGTTTTTGGACAGTCCGGTGCCGGAAATAACTGGGCGAAAGGTCACTACACTGAGGGAGCAGAGTTGATTGACTCGGTCCTTGATGTTGTGAGGAAAGAGGCAGAAAATTGTGACTGCCTTCAAG GGTTTCAGGTTTGCCACTCCCTTGGTGGTGGAACAGGTTCTGGAATGGGAACACTTTTGATTTCCAAGATCAGGGAAGAATACCCCGATCGAATGATGCTTACTTTCTCCGTGTTCCCATCTCCAAAGGTTTCTGACACAGTTGTTGAACCTTACAACGCTACTCTCTCTGTTCATCAACTTGTTGAGAATGCTGATGAATGCATGGTTTTGGATAACGAAGCTCTCTATGATATTTGCTTCCGCACCCTTAAACTCACCACTCCAAGCT TTGGAGATCTGAACCATCTAATTTCAGCTACAATGAGTGGTGTTACATGTTGTCTTCGATTCCCTGGTCAATTGAACTCTGATCTTCGCAAATTGGCAGTGAATCTCATTCCTTTCCCTCGTCTGCATTTCTTCATGGTTGGATTTGCCCCACTCACTTCTCGTGGTTCACAACAATACAGGGCTCTCACAGTACCCGAGTTGACCCAACAGATGTGGGATGCCAAGAACATGATGTGTGCTGCTGATCCTCGCCATGGTCGTTATTTGACAGCATCTGCAATGTTCCGTGGTAAGATGAGCACCAAGGAGGTTGACGAACAAATGATCAATGTTCAGAACAAGAATTCATCATACTTTGTTGAGTGGATCCCCAACAATGTCAAATCAACTGTCTGTGATATACCACCAACTGGTCTCAAAATGGCTTCGACGTTTATCGGCAATTCAACATCTATTCAAGAGATGTTCAGGAGGGTGAGTGAGCAATTCACTGCTATGTTCCGTAGAAAGGCTTTCTTGCATTGGTACACTGGAGAAGGTATGGATGAGATGGAGTTTACTGAAGCAGAAAGCAACATGAATGACCTTGTTTCTGAGTACCAGCAGTACCAGGATGCTACTGCTGACGACGAGGGCTATGACTATGAAGACGAGGAAGAAGTTCAGGAGGAGGAAGCTTAA
- the LOC101495651 gene encoding uncharacterized protein, translating to MASKFSFESFVILAFAISLVVQGTLGDIECENLNEKTCAFAVSSSSKRCVLEKHVKRTGEEAYTCRTSDIEADKLKDHIESDQCIKSCDLDRKSLGISSDSLLESRFTEKLCSPQCYKSCPNVVDLYFNLAAGEGVFLPKLCEVQGGFNVRRGMAELKSSGIVAPGPVNSVQFIASPPLGSVEFAAEPEVAPSHPPY from the exons ATGGCGTCTAAATTTAGCTTTGAGAGTTTTGTTATACTCGCCTTTGCAATTTCTCTAGTTGTGCAGGGCACTCTTG GAGATATAGAATGCGAGAATCTAAACGAGAAAACATGTGCATTTGCTGTATCATCAAGCAGCAAAAGGTGTGTCCTAGAGAAGCATGTGAAAAGAACAGGGGAAGAAGCATACACATGCAGAACATCAGACATAGAAGCTGATAAACTAAAAGACCACATAGAGAGCGACCAATGCATCAAATCTTGTGATTTAGACAGAAAGTCACTTGGAATTTCATCAGATTCACTTCTTGAATCACGCTTCACTGAAAAACTATGTTCTCCACAGTGTTACAAGAGTTGTCCAAATGTTGTTGATCTTTATTTTAATCTTGCAGCTGGTGAAGGTGTTTTTCTTCCTAAGTTGTGTGAGGTTCAAGGTGGATTCAATGTTCGTCGTGGAATGGCTGAGCTGAAAAGTTCTGGGATTGTAGCACCAGGACCTGTGAATTCAGTGCAGTTTATAGCTTCACCACCACTTGGTTCTGTTGAGTTTGCAGCTGAACCTGAGGTTGCTCCATCACACCCACCATACTAA